In Triticum aestivum cultivar Chinese Spring chromosome 5B, IWGSC CS RefSeq v2.1, whole genome shotgun sequence, the following proteins share a genomic window:
- the LOC123116382 gene encoding probable glutathione S-transferase GSTF1, protein MAPVRVFGPAKSINVARMLLCLEEVGAEYELVHMDLFQAKEQNSPEHLARNPFGKVPALQDGDLVLFEARAIAKYVLRKYKTEQADLLREGDPEEAVMVDVWTEVEAHQYHQALRLIMLECFLNPTLRGLPTNQEVVYEAVEKTKKVLEIYEARLSEHRYLAGDFFSFADLNHFASTFYIVDATPYGSLLDSYPRVKAWWEDLMSRPGLVAPGFESSSLV, encoded by the exons ATGGCGCCGGTGAGGGTGTTTGGGCCGGCCAAGTCGATCAACGTGGCGCGGATGCTGCTCTGCCTGGAGGAGGTCGGCGCCGAGTACGAGCTCGTCCACATGGATCTCTTCCAGGCCAAGGAGCAGAATAGCCCCGAGCACCTCGCCAGAAAC CCGTTTGGGAAGGTCCCGGCGTTACAAGACGGCGATCTGGTCCTCTTCG AGGCCCGTGCGATCGCGAAGTACGTGCTCCGCAAGTACAAGACGGAGCAGGCGGACCTGCTGAGGGAGGGCGACCCGGAGGAGGCCGTCATGGTGGACGTGTGGACGGAGGTGGAGGCGCACCAGTACCACCAGGCCCTGCGGCTCATCATGCTCGAGTGCTTCCTCAACCCCACCCTGCGCGGCCTCCCCACGAACCAGGAGGTCGTCTACGAGGCCgtggagaagacgaagaaggttCTTGAAATCTACGAGGCGCGCCTGTCCGAGCACAGGTACCTCGCCGGAGACTTCTTCAGCTTCGCGGACCTCAACCACTTCGCGAGCACTTTCTACATCGTCGACGCGACGCCGTATGGGTCGCTTCTCGACTCGTACCCTCGCGTGAAGGCCTGGTGGGAGGACCTCATGTCCAGGCCCGGTTTAGTTGCGCCCGGTTTCGAATCATCCTCACTGGTGTGA